From one Methanorbis furvi genomic stretch:
- the serS gene encoding serine--tRNA ligase, whose translation MLDIKFVRAHPEVVRADLEKRHDTEKLAWVDTVLEQDKLFRELTVKNNELRARRNTIAKEINAAKKSGEDPAPLFAEAKALPQRIKDNDDIMEKATEQVRYYLMRLPNILHESVPYGKDDTENVVIRTVGTPKKFEFELVNHGELAVRNNWADFERATKTSGAGFYFLKGNLAMLDLALQRFALDTLIAKGYTPIIPPYMLNRKSYEDVTDLADFEKVMYKIDGDDEYLIATAEHPMAAMYQDEIFEEKDLPLKMVGISPCFRREIGAHGLDSRGLFRVHQFTKVEQFIYCMPEKSWEMQEELLANSEELFTKLELPYHVVNICTGDIGIVAAKKYDIEAWMPRDNEYREVVSCSNCTAYQACRLNIRVRDAHDFESKQYLHTLNSTAIATSRALRCILENYQTEDGRVEIPKVLRPYMQNLEYL comes from the coding sequence ATGCTGGATATCAAATTTGTCCGGGCGCATCCGGAGGTTGTTCGTGCGGACTTGGAAAAACGCCACGACACCGAGAAACTTGCATGGGTCGATACCGTTCTCGAACAGGACAAACTGTTCCGCGAACTCACCGTAAAAAATAACGAACTCCGGGCACGCAGAAACACGATCGCCAAAGAGATCAACGCAGCCAAAAAGTCCGGAGAGGATCCGGCCCCGCTGTTTGCCGAAGCAAAAGCACTGCCGCAGAGAATCAAAGACAACGACGACATCATGGAAAAAGCAACCGAACAGGTTCGCTACTACCTGATGCGGCTGCCGAACATTCTGCACGAATCAGTCCCGTACGGCAAAGACGACACAGAAAACGTCGTGATTCGAACAGTTGGCACCCCAAAAAAGTTCGAGTTCGAACTCGTCAACCATGGAGAGCTTGCCGTCCGCAACAACTGGGCTGACTTTGAACGCGCCACCAAAACCTCTGGCGCAGGCTTCTACTTCCTCAAAGGCAACCTCGCCATGCTCGACCTTGCCCTCCAGCGGTTTGCCCTTGACACCCTCATCGCCAAAGGCTACACCCCGATTATCCCACCGTACATGCTCAACCGCAAATCCTACGAAGACGTAACCGATCTCGCAGACTTTGAAAAAGTGATGTACAAAATCGACGGCGACGACGAGTATCTGATCGCAACCGCCGAACACCCGATGGCAGCCATGTATCAGGACGAGATCTTCGAGGAAAAAGACCTGCCCTTAAAAATGGTCGGCATCTCTCCGTGTTTCCGCCGCGAAATCGGAGCGCACGGTCTTGACTCACGCGGACTTTTCCGTGTCCACCAGTTCACCAAAGTCGAACAGTTCATCTACTGCATGCCGGAAAAATCCTGGGAAATGCAGGAAGAACTTCTCGCAAACTCCGAAGAACTGTTCACCAAACTCGAACTTCCGTATCATGTCGTCAACATCTGTACCGGAGATATCGGTATTGTTGCCGCAAAGAAGTACGACATCGAGGCATGGATGCCGCGCGATAACGAGTACCGCGAAGTTGTTTCCTGCTCGAACTGCACCGCATACCAGGCATGCCGCTTAAACATCCGTGTCCGCGATGCGCATGACTTTGAGTCCAAACAGTATCTGCATACCCTGAACTCAACCGCTATTGCAACATCGCGTGCCCTTCGCTGCATTCTGGAAAACTATCAGACCGAAGACGGCAGAGTCGAGATCCCCAAAGTCCTTCGTCCGTACATGCAGAATTTGGAATACCTCTGA